DNA sequence from the Halobacterium sp. DL1 genome:
GACCTCGCGGACCTCGTCCTTGTAGAGGTCGCGCATCGGTTCGACGATGCCGTCGAAGTCGACGACGTCGGGGAGGCCGCCGACGTTGTGGTGACTCTTGATGTTCCCCTCGCTCTCGATGCGGTCGGGGTAGATGGTCCCCTGGACGAGGTAGTCGGCGTCCACTTCGTTGGCGACCGTCTCGAACTCCCGGATGAACTGGTCGCCGATGACCTTCCGCTTCTCCTCGGGGTCGGTGACGCCCTCGAGGCGGTCGAAGTAGCGGTCCGCCGCGTCGACGATTCGGAGGCGCTCCATGTAGTCGAACTCGCGGCGGATTTCCTCGGTCTCGCCCTTCCGCATCAGCCCCGTGTCGACGTAGACGGGGACGAGCTGGTCGCCGACCGCCTCGTAGGCGAGGGCCGCCGCCGTCGAGGAGTCGACGCCCCCGGAGAGCGCGATGACGGCGGTGCTGTCGCCGAGCTGGTCGCGGATCTCCGCCTTCGCGTCGTCGATGAATTCGTCCGTGTTCACCATCAGTTGGTCACCTCGGTTTTCGCGTCGGGTCGGTCGAGCACCGCGTCGAGCAGGCCGACGAACGGCGGACTCGCTCGGGTCGGCCGGGAGCGGAACTCGGGGTGGAACTGCGTCCCGAAGAAGAACGGGTGGTCGTCGTACTCCAGAATCTCCATGCGGTTGCCGGCCTTCCCGGAGAACGTCAGGCCGTCCGCGGTGAGGTCGTCGATGTACTCGGGGTTGACTTCGTAGCGGTGGCGGTGGCGCTCGGTGCAGGACGTGTCGCCGTAGAGGTCGTGGGCGAGGCTCCCCGGCTCGATGTCGGTCTCGTGGGCGCCCAGCCGCATCGTGCCGCCGAGGTCCTCGAGGTCGTACTGCTCGGGCAGCAGGTCGATGACCGGGAAGGGAGTGTCTTCGTACACTTCCGCGGAGTGTGCGTCCTCCATCCCGAGGACGTTACGTGCGTACTCCACGACCGCCATCTGGAAGCCCAGACAGAGCCCGAGGAACGGCACGTCGTGCTCGCGGGCGTACCGGATGGCCTCGATCTTCCCCTCAGTGCCGCGGGAGCCGAAGCCGCCCGGCACGACGATGCCGTCGGCGTCCGCGAGGCGCTGCTCGTGGTGGTCGTGCATCTCCTCGGAGTCCACCCAGAGCACGTTGACGTCGACGTTCTTCTCGAGGCCGGCGTGCTTGAGCGCCTCGTGGATGCTCATGTAGGCGTCCTCGAGTGCGTACTTGCCGACGAGCGCGATGTCCACCTCGCCGGTGCGGTCCTGCGTGACGAGGTCGCGCCACTCCGTCGAGCGCTCCTCGGGCGGGAGCGCGCGGTCGGTCAGGTCGAAGCGCTCCATCACGTACTCGTCGAGACCCTCCTCCTCGACGGTGAGCGGCACGTGGTAGACGTCCTCGACGTCCGGGTTCGAGAACACCGCGTCCGTCGGCACGTCGCAGAACAGCGCGATCTTCTCCTTGACGTCCGGGTCGAGGCGGTCCTCGCAGCGCCCCACGAGGATGTCCGGCTGGAGACCGATGGACCGGAGCTCCTTCACGGAGTGCTGGGTGGGCTTGGTCTTCTGCTCGCCGTTCTGCGAGTACGGGACGAGCGTGACGTGCGCGAAGAGGATGTCCTCGTCGTCCTGCTCGTGGCTGAACTGGCGCAGCGCCTCGAGGAACGGCATCCCCTCGATGTCGCCGACCGTCCCGCCGACCTCGACGAGACAGACGTCCGACCCCTCGGCGGCCTCGCGCACGCGGCGCTTGATGTCGTCAGTGACGTGCGGGATGATCTGGACCGTCTTCCCGAGGTAGTCGCCGGCGCGTTCGCGCTCGATGACGTGCTGGTACACCTTCCCCGTGGTGACGTTGTGGTCGGAGGTCATGTCCACGTCGAGGAACCGCTCGTAGTTCCCCAGGTCGAGGTCGACCTCCCCGCCGTCCTTCAGCACGTACACCTCGCCGTGCTGGTACGGGTTCATGGTGCCCGCGTCCACGTTTAGGTACGGGTCAATCTTCACCGCAGTAACGTCGAACCCCGC
Encoded proteins:
- a CDS encoding GMP synthase (GMP-binding domain; functions to produce GMP from XMP in the IMP pathway) gives rise to the protein MVNTDEFIDDAKAEIRDQLGDSTAVIALSGGVDSSTAAALAYEAVGDQLVPVYVDTGLMRKGETEEIRREFDYMERLRIVDAADRYFDRLEGVTDPEEKRKVIGDQFIREFETVANEVDADYLVQGTIYPDRIESEGNIKSHHNVGGLPDVVDFDGIVEPMRDLYKDEVREVARELGLEEVISERMPFPGPGLAVRVLGEVTREKVRIAREATHVVEDELDEYDPWQAFAAVLGKATGVKGDNRVHGHVVAVRSVESRDGMTARAQELDWETLQRLQSRIAGTIDNVSRVVYDVTHKPPATIEYE
- the pyrG gene encoding CTP synthetase (CTP synthase; cytidine triphosphate synthetase; catalyzes the ATP-dependent amination of UTP to CTP with either L-glutamine or ammonia as the source of nitrogen; in Escherichia coli this enzyme forms a homotetramer), whose translation is MPKETGYDPSLGSKFVFVTGGVMSGLGKGITAASLGRLLSNAGFDVTAVKIDPYLNVDAGTMNPYQHGEVYVLKDGGEVDLDLGNYERFLDVDMTSDHNVTTGKVYQHVIERERAGDYLGKTVQIIPHVTDDIKRRVREAAEGSDVCLVEVGGTVGDIEGMPFLEALRQFSHEQDDEDILFAHVTLVPYSQNGEQKTKPTQHSVKELRSIGLQPDILVGRCEDRLDPDVKEKIALFCDVPTDAVFSNPDVEDVYHVPLTVEEEGLDEYVMERFDLTDRALPPEERSTEWRDLVTQDRTGEVDIALVGKYALEDAYMSIHEALKHAGLEKNVDVNVLWVDSEEMHDHHEQRLADADGIVVPGGFGSRGTEGKIEAIRYAREHDVPFLGLCLGFQMAVVEYARNVLGMEDAHSAEVYEDTPFPVIDLLPEQYDLEDLGGTMRLGAHETDIEPGSLAHDLYGDTSCTERHRHRYEVNPEYIDDLTADGLTFSGKAGNRMEILEYDDHPFFFGTQFHPEFRSRPTRASPPFVGLLDAVLDRPDAKTEVTN